The Burkholderia cepacia genomic interval CGCGGCCACCTCGCTCTGCGCGCGCGCCATGTTCTGCGCCATCGCGCGCCGCACGCCGCGCAGCACTTCCGCCGGCCCGACCTCGGCGAGCACCTTCGCGACCCGCTGCACGTCCGCCGCGGTGATCACGCCGTCCGCGCCCGACGGCGTGACCATCGCGAGATCGACGTCGAGCTTGCGCGCGAGCGCGCGCACCGCGGGCATCGCCCTGATCGCGCCCGCGCCGCCGACCGCGCCACCGATCCCGCCGCCGAGCGCCGCCGGCGCGTCGTGCACGACCTGCGCGCCCACCTCGACCTTGCCGACCACGGTGCCGGCATCCGCGTCGTCGCCCGCGCCTTCGAACGCGACGAGCGGCGCGCCGAGATGCACGAGGTCGCCCGCCTGCCCGAACAGCTTCGCGATGCGGCCCGCCTGCGGGGACGGGATGTCGACGATCGCCTTCGCGGTCTCGACCGACAGCAGCGGCTGGTCGGTCGCGACCGTGTCGCCCGCCTTCACGTGCCATTCGACGATTTCCGCTTCCTGCAGCCCTTCGCCGAGATCGGGCAGTTTGAAGATCTTCATGGTTATGACGCCTCCAGCGTCTTGCGGACCGCGTCGACGATCCGCTCGACGCTCGGCAGATATTGGCTTTCAAGCCGGAACAGCGGCACGACCACGTCGTAGCCCGTCACGCGCTGCACCGGCGCGAGCAGCGAATACAGCCCGCGCTCGGCGATGACCGCGGCGATCTCCGCGCCGAGCCCCGCGGTGCGCGGCGCCTCGTGGACGATCACGCAGCGGCCCGTCTTCGCGACCGACGCGAGGATCGTGTCGACGTCGAGCGGCTTGAGCGTCGCGACGTCGATCACCTCGGCCATCACGCCGTCCTGCGCGAGTTGGTCGGCGGCCGCCTGCACTTCCTGCAGTGCCGCGCCCCAGCTCACCAGCGTGACGTCGGCGCCGTCGCGCAGCGTGAAGCAGGTGTCGAGCGGCAGCGCCTCGCCGTCGTCCTCGACCGGCTGCCGGAACAGCCGGTACAGGCGCGTCGGCTCGAGGAAGATCACCGGGTCCGGATCGCGGATCGCGGCCAGCAGCAGCCCGTATGCGCGCGCCGGCGACGACGGCATCACGACGCGCAGCCCGGGGATATGCGCGAACAGCGCCTCGGGGCTTTCGGAGTGATGCTCGGGCGCGTGGATGCCGCCGCCGCACGGCGAGCGGAGCACGAGCGGGCAAGACAGCCGGCCGCGCGTGCGGTGCCGCAGCCGCGCCGCGTGATTGAGGATGTGATCGATGGCCGGGTAGATGAACCCGGTGAACTGGATCTCGGCGACCGGCCGCAGCCCCATCGCCGCCATGCCGATCGCGGCGCCCGCGATTCCCGATTCCGCGAGCGGCGTGTCGATCACGCGCTCGGCGCCGAAGCGCGACTGCAGGTCGACGGTCGCGCGGAACACGCCGCCGTTGACGCCGATGTCCTCGCCGAGCAGCACTACCGCCGGATCGTTCGCGAGTTCGTAGGCAAGCGCACGATTGACCGCTTCCACCAGGTTCAGGTCAGCCATGATGGTTCCCCGCGGCCGGCGCGAACGCGAGCGCCGTGTCGAGCTGTTCGCGCAGCGCGCGCGGCAGCGTCGCGTACAGATGGTCGAACATCGCGGACGCGCCGGGCGGCGCGACCG includes:
- a CDS encoding alpha-ketoacid dehydrogenase subunit beta — encoded protein: MADLNLVEAVNRALAYELANDPAVVLLGEDIGVNGGVFRATVDLQSRFGAERVIDTPLAESGIAGAAIGMAAMGLRPVAEIQFTGFIYPAIDHILNHAARLRHRTRGRLSCPLVLRSPCGGGIHAPEHHSESPEALFAHIPGLRVVMPSSPARAYGLLLAAIRDPDPVIFLEPTRLYRLFRQPVEDDGEALPLDTCFTLRDGADVTLVSWGAALQEVQAAADQLAQDGVMAEVIDVATLKPLDVDTILASVAKTGRCVIVHEAPRTAGLGAEIAAVIAERGLYSLLAPVQRVTGYDVVVPLFRLESQYLPSVERIVDAVRKTLEAS
- a CDS encoding dihydrolipoamide acetyltransferase family protein, producing MKIFKLPDLGEGLQEAEIVEWHVKAGDTVATDQPLLSVETAKAIVDIPSPQAGRIAKLFGQAGDLVHLGAPLVAFEGAGDDADAGTVVGKVEVGAQVVHDAPAALGGGIGGAVGGAGAIRAMPAVRALARKLDVDLAMVTPSGADGVITAADVQRVAKVLAEVGPAEVLRGVRRAMAQNMARAQSEVAAATVIDDADIHAWAPRTDVTIRLIRALVAGCRAEPGLNAWYEGHTGRRHVLAKIDVGIAVDLPDGLFVPVLRDVAQRDAAGLRAGLDRMRDDIRARRIPPEELRGNTITLSNFGMIAGKYAAPVVVPPTVAILGAGRIHDAVVAVGGAAAVHRLLPLSLTFDHRVVTGGEAARFLAAAIADLQAAD